In Magnetococcales bacterium, the genomic stretch GTGTCGAGTCAAATTTGCGACGCATCTGTTTGAGCAGCATGGAAGCGGCTTCTTCCTGGCGTCCTTCCTGGCGTCCTTCCTGGCGTCCTTCCTGGCGTCCTTCCTGGCGTCCTTCCTGGNNNNNNNNNNNNNNNNNNNNNNNNNNNNNNNNNNNNNNNNNNNNNNNNNNNNNNNNNNNNNNNNNNNNNNNNNNNNNNNNNNNNNNNNNNNNNNNNCTGGCGTCCTTTTGCAATCATACTTTGTGCGAACATGGACATCATTTTCTCTTCCTCCTCGGGACGTACCCTGCGAATGATCTCACGTACCGTCGGCTCATCGTAGTTGCGGTAGGTCTCGACCACATAGCGCATGAGAAACCGGAAATCTTCATCCGGAATTTCGACCAGCGCTTCGACCAGCAACTCTTTCATCTGAATCTGCTGGCCATCACGAGTCGCGTATTTTGCCGCCAACAGCCACGCCCGCAGGTTGGGTTGACGGGAGAGTTGCCGATCATCGATGCGGCCCAGATCCAGCACCGTGAACCGGAAGTTCAACAGATATGGATGCCAGCCTTCTTCGGCATCCACCAAGGCCAGAAATTCATCCGGAACCCGCCATGCGGTCGCGCCATGGTAGAACACGAAGGGGACGATGGCTGGAAGTCGTTCCCACTTGCCATGCTCGCGTTCCCATTGTTTCAACGCCTCGACCATGTATTTCGTCAACTGCCAGCCGATGCGCACGTCAGGGGAACTCTTGTGCTCGATCAGCACGTACAACAAAGCCGTCCGGCCCGTGAGCGTCTTGACCCGGTAGAGCCGATCCGTCAGATGGGCACGCAGCTCCTCATCGACGAACGAACCCTCCACCAACTCTGGCGGATCACTGGCCAGCACTTCCACCACTGCTTTTGGCAACCGTTCCCGCAGCAGAGTTCCCGCTGTGGTGGGATTGGAGAGCAAAGCTTTCAGGAATCGGTCGTGCGGATGGATAATATCAGTCATGGGCAATCCACAAGGAGCGACATATGTATGAAATCATCTTTCATCATCGTCGGCCTCATCATCGCCGACCTGTTGCCTCGTGCCCGATTCGGCAAATGAAGATTTGGGCCATGGCGACCCTTTGAACCTCAACCTTGTCTTAAGATTTTCGTGGAAATCCGCCTTGGTGTCCAGCGAAATCCAGTGGCTTCTGCGCCAAGCAGCCTGGCGATGAGGCTGGATGGAATCGGGTCGGATGGGGTGTGCGGCAAGGACCGGTTCCGCTCCTTTGATCTCGTTCATGCTGCCAGCATACCAAATGCCCCCGGCACAGTCCGCCAGCAGGGAATGATGCCAGTTCCACTGCGCGGTCAAGATCTGGAGCCAGAGTGTGGACGGGGGGATGTCGATGACTTTTTGGCCTTATGGCCGTTTTTGCGTTTTGATGCCCGGCCAGCCATAAAAGGTTTTCAGTCTCCGGTCGATCCGGACGATAAATCAGACAGTGAGTGGTGTTTTCACGTTTGTTTCTATCGTTAATGGTCGCAACGGTCCCGAAACCAAAGAGTCGCTTATGTCCTTGACCCTGTATACCAATCTGGCTGCCTTGCAAGCCAGTCGTGTCATGACGCGCCATACCGACGCGTTGGGCCAGTCCATGCGTCGGCTCGCTTCGGGAGTGCGGGTGGAAAGTGCTTCCGACGATGCAGCGGGGTTGTCGATCATCCAGCGCATGAGCGCCCAGATCCGGGGCGCCAACGCGGCCATACGCAATGTCAATGATGGGATCTCCATGCTCCAGGTGGCCGACGGCGCCCTGGAAGGCACCTCAGACGCCTTGCAACGCATCCGCGAACTGGCGGTGCAGGCCGCCAGTGACACCCTCGGCGACACGGACCGGATCAGCCTGAGCGCGGAAAAAGATCAATTGATCTCCGAGATTCAGCGTATCGCGTCCCAGACCACCTACAACGACACCACCTTGTTGAATGGTGTCACCAATGTCGCCTATTTCCAGCAGCAAGGTGGCACCACGGGGGGATCCCGAACCTCCTATCAGGCGGTTTTCCAGATCGGGACCGATGCGGGCCAGACCTTGGCCATCGATATGAATCTGGCCTATGTGAGCGCATTGGGGTTGGGCAATGATGGCAGTCTGGCCTCCATGCTCACTCAGAACGGGGCCAATAGCCTCATCAGTCGGGTGGACAGCGCCCTGGATTCGGTTTCGGAGATCCGGGCCAATTTGGGAGCGATGCAGAACCGTTTCGAGGCCATTTTGCAGGGGCTCTCCTCTCTGGAAGAAAATACCCAGGCTTCCCGTTCCCGCATCCGTGACGCGGACATCGCCTTGGAAACGGCCCGTATGGCCCGTGAAAACATTCTGCAACAGGCGGGCATGGCCATTTTGGCCCAGGCCAACCAGCAACCCCGGATCGTGCTGCAATTGTTGAATTGAAATGACAGTTGGCAGAAAAATTGCTTGAAGCAGGATGGTTGAGACCATCACGGGAGTATGCCAGCATGCAAGCCATCGAAATTCAAACCGATATCTCTCCGGAAGGGCATATCTGCCTCCCGTCGCCCCTGCGGAGTCTTTACGGACGTCAGGCCCGTTTAATCTTGATGGTGGATGAATTGGCTTCGGCGGGTGAGGCGGTGGTCCAGGATCCGTTGCAGGCCGTTCAGGGGGTGTACCGGGAAGAGGCCGAGTGTGACACGGTGATGATGGCCGATATGGACAAGGTGTGGCATGTCTGGCAGGAACTCGCCAGCGAATCCCCGGATCACGCCGCCTTCAACCAGGAGGCCCTGGTGGCCCGGATCCGGGAGATTTTGCCCCGGTTGATTGCCATCTATGCCATGGGGGAGCGGATCGAAAAAGGTTCCGGCACCATGGGCAGTCCTTTGGAGCTGGCGGTGCTGATGGAAGGGGAGTCGGATCCGGTCACCTTGTGGTCTTTGGCCCGGGAGTTGACCGCCTTGGCGGAGTGCCGGGTGGAGCTGTTCGATCTGCGGGTCTCTTCCACGTTGACCCAGTATCAGGTGGTGACCACCGCCGAACGGTGGTGGGTCGCCAATCCCCAGGCCGGACTGTTTGAATGTTTTGTCTTGAGCGAAAAAACCGCCCTGGAAGAGTCCCGGGTGAGCCTGCTGGCGGAACTGCGTCCCGAGGCGCTTCACTCTTGCGGTCCGGAGTGATCCGGCGCCGGGGGTGACGCGGAGGCGAGGGCATCCAGGGCCAATTTTTTTTGTTCCAGATGACTTTGCCACTGGATGGTGGAGAGGTGGCGTTTCTCCTGGTTGCAGGTCATGCAGGCCGGTACGCAATTGCCTTTGGTGGTCTTTCCGCCCCGGATCAGGGGGGTGACGTGATCCATGGTCAAATCTCCCGGATGACACCTTGCACCACAATAATGACAGCGGCCCTGTCCCACCTGCCCTTTCCACCAGGGGGAACGCTTCAGCTCCTTGGCCTTGAGCCGCTCTCTTTGCACCCCGTCCGGGTCGGCGGCGATGAACAGATCGTCGATGTTCATGATCCCAGATACCTCTGATAAATCGGCGTCACCCGTTTGAAACGACTCTCCAGCGCCGGAATAATCTCTTCTTCCAGGGCGTGACACAAACGTCCAAGCCGCACCCGTACCCGCGGATCCGGACCGATGCGGTTTTCCGAACGGTCGTGGAGCAGCCGCAAGCGGTTTTCCGTGAACCGGTACAGGCCATAGGCCTCTTCCAGCGTCAACGCCTCCCCGGACTGCAAAATGCCCGCCTTGGCCAGGGCCCGCAGGGCGTGGGGCAGGTTGGGGCGCACGATCTCCGGATGGGCGGCGCCGTGGGCCAGCAACAAATATTGCACCAAAAACTCCACATCCACCACGCCGCCCCGGCTTTGTTTGATGTCGATCCAGCCCGGAGGTGGGCTTTTTTCTTCCAGGATGCGCAGCCGCATGGAGGCCACCTCCCGGCGCACGGTGTCCGGATCGTGACCTCGGGCGAAAATCGAGGCGATCACCCGGTTCAATTCGGCGATAAAACCCGGATCCCCGGCAATGAGACGGGCGCGGGTCAGGGCCTGATGCTCCCAGATCCACGCCTCGTGGGTCTGATAGTGGAAAAATGAATCCAGTGAGGTGACCACCGGTCCGGATTTGCCCGAGGGTCGCAGGCGCATGTCCAGTTCGTAGAGTTTGCCGGAGCGGGTCATGGAGGTGATGGCGGTGATGATCTTTTGTCCCAGCCGGGAGAAGAACTGGCTGTTGGGCAGGGGGTGATCCGGATGATCGGTGCGTTGCTCCTCGCCCCGGCTGCCGTGGATGAAGATTAGATCCAGATCCGAGGCGAATCCCAATTCCCTGCCCCCCAGCTTGCCCATGGCCATGATGGCGAAGGGGGCTTCCTGGCTGATTCCCTGGGGGTTGATGAAGCGGGGAGTGCCATAACGCTCTTGAAGCTCTTTCATGGCGTCGGCCAGAATCCGGTTCAAGGTGACTTCGGCCAGCAGGGAGAGTCCGGAGGTCACCTCTTCGGGTTCCGCCAATCCAGAGAGATCCCGGATGCCCAGACGCAGGGTCTCCACATTCTTGAACTCCCGGATGAGGCTCAAGCCTTCCTCCGGATCCCGGGCCTTGTCCATGGTTTGATTCAAATCCGCGGTCAATTCGCCACGGTTGCGGAAACGACCGAGAAAATCGGTGGTGACCAGCCCGTCCATCAATTCCGGATGATGAATCAGAAAGCGCGACAACAGCCCCGAGGTGCCGAAAAGCCGGATCAACAGCTTGAGCACCGGGGGATTTTCTTTCAGGAGCGCCAGGTAGTTGACCCGGTGTCCCAGTCCTCTCAAAAAGGTTTCGGCGTGTTGCAAGGCCATGTCCTGATCCGGAGCGACCAGCACCTCCGCCAGCAACGGCACCGCGATGCGGCCATACCACTGGCGCGCCGCTTCGGTGAGACGGCTGGAAGGCCCTTCCCGCAACACCGAGATCAGCCCCAACGCCTGTTGAGGATTCTCGAAGCCCGCCTTGCGGATCGCCTCCAGGGCGCCGGTTTCGTTTTCCTGACTTTCCAGAAGGGCCAGCACCACCGGCTCCGGACGCTCTCCGTCCTCCCGTTCCCCCTCGAAGAACAGTTGGCCATAAATGCCATGCACCTCCTCGACCACCCCTTGCAGCCGGGCCAGGAACGGTTCGGCAGTGGCGAATCCCATGCGTCGGGCCAGGGCCAGCAGACCGGCGGGATCTTCCGGGATCGAGTGGGTCTGACGTTCTCGCTCGATCTGGAGCCGGTGTTCCACGGTGCGTAAAAAGCGGTAGTGGGCCACCAGGGTTTCGGCGGTGTGGGCCGGGAGCAGATTGGCGGTGACCAGTTGCGCCAGCACCTGTTCCGTGGCCCGCTGACGCAGTTGGGGATTTTTGCCCCCATGAATCAACTGCTGACATTGGACAAAAAATTCAATCTCCCGGATGCCGCCGTAACCGAGTTTGACGTTGCGGTGATAGTCCTGGCGGGCGGTGATTTTCTGGTCGATGCGCCGTTTCATGTCGCGGATGGCGTCCAGGGCCGCGAAATCCAGATAACGCCGATAGACGAAGGGTTGGAGATTGTTCAGGAACTGTTCCCCCAGCGCCCGGTCTCCCGCCACCGGGCGGGCCTTGATCATGGCGGCCCGCTCCCAGGTGCGGCCCCAGGATTCGTAGTAGATCTCCGCCGAGCGGCGCGACAGGGTCAGATCCCCGCTTTCCCCTTCGGGACGCAGCCGCAGGTCGATGCGGAAAACCATTCCGTCAGCGGTGGACTCTCCCAGCAGTCGGATCAGTTCCCGGCCCAGCCGGTTGTAATATTCCTTGATGGAGATGGGACGTTTGCCTTCGCATCCCCCGTGATCGTCGTCGTACAGATAGATCAGGTCGATGTCCGACGAGAAGTTCAACTCTCCGGCGCCGAGTTTGCCCATGCCCAGAATCACGAAACGGGCCGGATGGTGTCCTTCTTCGGCGGTTTCGGTCATGGGAGGGCCGTGGGCGGCGCTCAACCAGCGGTCCAGCCAGCGGTAGCCCGCCTCCAGACTGGCATCCGCCAGGGCGGAAAGACCCCAGGTGGTGTCGTGCAGCGTGGCCTCTCCGGTCAGATCCCGCAGACCGATGCCCAGAAAGGTCCGGTGTTTGTGACGCCGCAGAATGGCCGTCGCCTCGGCGCGGGAGTCGGTGGCCAGAACCGCTGCCACCACGCCTTGGTTCCAGGCCACCGGATCGTGGGCCAGATAGTCGTCGGCGAGACATTCCGGCCACTTGATCAGGACATGGGACAGATAGGGACTGTTGCCCCAGGCCAGCAACAGGCGTCGGCGCCAGAGCGGATCTTGCAGCCGTTGCGTGAGCCGGGCAATCGCCTCGGGTCGTGTGGCGGCGTGGGTCTGGACAAAATCCCGCAGCCGTCCCAGGGCCCCTTCGGGTTCGGCGGTGGTGGCCGCCAGGGCGCGGATGTGCGCTTCGGTCGGGTCGTCCAGTGGCAAAAGTGGCGAGATGGTCAATCCAAATGGCTCCAGAATGGGTTGGATCGGTCGCGGTTGATCGATGGGGAGCGGGGGATTGTTTTCAAGAACCGGTCTGCTCCCGCACGAAGACCCAGCGGCCCGGAGTGGAGAGTTCCTCCCGGAAGCGATAGCCCAAGGCGTTGAACGTTTTCAGGGGTTCCGGGGTGGTGAGGCGACGGGTGACCAGAAAACGGGCCATGGCCCCCCGTGCCCGTTTGGCCAGCAAAGCGATCACCTTCAGGCCTTCGGGTCGCGCCTCCAGGAAGACCGGGGTGAGCAGGGGGATGCCCGGCACCGCCTTGATGTAGGCCTCGGAGGCCAGATGGATCACCGTGGGATCGTCGTGGGTCGTCGCCTCGGCGGTGACGGCTCGGCTCAACCGCCGGTCCCAGAAGGGATACAGATCCTTGCCCGCCGGATTGGCCAGTTTGCTCGACATTTCCAGCCGGTAGGGCTGAATGCCATCCAAAGGCCGCAACAGACCGTACAGTCCGCTGAGAATGCGCAAGGATCCTTGCGCGAACTGCCAGTCATCCGGGGTCCAGGAGTCCACGTCGAGGCCGTCGTAGGTGTCGCCCCGATACAGCGCGGCGGCGTGTTTGGTTTGGGGCGGGTGTGCATCGGTGCTGAATTCCCGGAAACGCTCCGCGTTGAGTCGGGCCAGGGTCGGGCTGATGCCCAGCAGTGCGGCCAACTCCGTTTCCGAGTGGGATTTCAGCAATGCGGCCAACTGGTTGGCCTGTTCCACAAACGCCGGTCGGGTGCCGGGCAGGGTCAGGCGGGAGGGGGAGGGATCGAGAGTCTTGGCCGGGGAGATCAGGGCGAGCATGTTTTTTTAACGGGTTTCTCAGGTTTCGGGCGATTTGAGCCGGTGGCGGTTTCCGGCCTGGGGGACACAGGCGGGTTACGCCTTTTTTTTGATTCGGCGATTGTCAATCGTGTTGGAATTGTGAGGGAATTCCAAGCGGGAATCAAGCCGGGAAAAGGGGGATTCCACTCTTTTCCTTCCCCTGTTCAGGCCGCCATGGCCGGGGATCCACAGGATTGGCCGGGAGAAAAAGAGGGAGGCGAATCGGGAATGCCCGTGGCAATCTTTGTAAGGAGCGATTGTTTGTGGTATAAGCCTGTCCCATCGTCGGGCAGCCCGTGTCGGCTGACCGGAACGGTAAGGTATGCCTGTCATGACTCCATAGCAAGATCGCGGATCTCTTCTCCATGAAACCTAGCCATTGGTTGGTTGTCGGTGCTGTCTCTTTGATTACGGTGAGTCTTTGGGCCTGGTTCAATCGACCGCTGGAAGAACCGCTCTGGCCGGATCGGGTGATGGGTTTCGCTTTTGCCCCCTATCGGGCGGATCAGGATCCCCAGAAAGGCATCCATCCCTCCGTCGAGCAGATCGATGAGGATCTCGCCCTGCTTTCCGGCAAAACCTACGCCGTGCGTACCTATACCGTCGAAGGTGTGATGGCGGAAATCCCCCGGCTGGCCCACAAGCACGACATCAACGTCATGGTCGGCGGGTGGATCGACAGCGACGAGGCCCACAACAACGCGGAAATCGAACGGCTGATCAAAACCGTCAACGCCAACGCCCAGAACGTGGTGCGGGTGATCGTCGGCAACGAGTCGTTGCTGCATGATCGGGTTTCGGTGGAAAGATTGATCAAATATCTCGATCGGGTCCGCTCGGCGGTGAACGCCCCGGTCAGTACCGCCGAACCCTGGCACATCTGGTTGAAATATCCCGAACTGGTGCAGCATACCGACTTCATCGCGGTCCACATGCTTCCCTACTGGGAAGGGATCGCCCAGGAAAAAGCGGTGGATTACATCGTGTTCCGGATGAACGAATTGCGGGATACCTATCCGAAAAAACACATCGTCATCGGTGAGGTCGGCTGGCCCAGCGACGGACGCACCCGCATCGACGCCAAGGCCACCCAGGCGGAGCAGGCCACCTTCTTGCGTCGTTTTCTGGCCCGGGCCAACCGGGAGAAATATGTCTACTACGTGATCGAAGCCTTTGATCAACCCTGGAAGAGCAACTCCCTGGAACGGGGTGTCGGCTCTTATTGGGGGGTCTACAACGCGGACCGGCAAGCCAAGTTCCCTTTCCATGCCCCGATCGTCAACATTCCCCAGTGGTATGTGTTGGCCGGAGCCTCGATGTTCGTGGGACTGCTGGCCATCACCTTGTTGTTTCTGGACAGCCATGGCATGCGCAAGCGGGGACGGTTTTTCCTGGCCATTCTGTCTTACGGCATCGCCTCGTTGGCGGTCTATGTGGTGTATGATTACAGCCAGCAGTACCTCACGGGCGGCGCCATGCTGTTTGGTTTGCTGTTGGGCATCGGCATGATCGGGGTGATCGTGGTGCTGTTCGCCGAGGCCCACGAATGGGCGGAAGCCGCCTGGGTGCAGGCCCGCCGTCGCGCCTTGACCCGACCCGATATCACCGACGACTCCCAGCTTCCCTGGGTGTCGATTCATGTCCCGGCCTACAACGAACCCCCGGACATGATGATCCGTACCTTGGACTCCCTGGCCAACCTCAAGTATCCCCATTTCGAGGTGCTGGTCATCGACAACAACACCAAGGATCCGGCCATCTGGGAGCCGGTGCGGGAGCATTGCGCCAAACTCGGGGAGCGGTTCCGTTTCTTCCACGAAAACCCGCTGGCGGGATTCAAGGCCGGTGCCCTCAATTACGCCCTGCGGCACACGGATCCCAAAGCCGAAGTGATCGCGGTGATCGACAGCGACTATCTGGTGGATCCCGACTGGCTGTATGAACTCGCTCCCCATTTCCAGAAACCGGAAATCGCCATCGTCCAGGCTCCCCAGGACTACTACGATCAGGGGGAAAGCACCTTCAAGTCCATGTGTTACGCCGAATACCGGGGCTTTTTCTTCATCGGCATGGTCACCCGCAACGAGCGCAACGCCATCATTCAGCACGGCACCATGACCATGGTGCGGCGCACGGTGCTGGAGGATGTCAACGGTTGGGCCGAGTGGTGCATCACCGAAGACGCGGAATTGGGCTTGCGCATCTTCGAGAAAGGATTCCAGGCGCTTTATGTGCCCCGCAGCTTTGGCCGGGGGGTGATGCCGGATACCTTCATCGATTACAAGAAACAACGTTTCCGTTGGGCCTATGGGGCGATCCGCATCATGCGCGCCCATATGAAGGAGTTGTTCGGCTGGAGTCCCACCTGTCTGACCTGGGGACAACGGTATCACTTTCTGGCGGGCTGGATGCCCTGGGTGGCGGATGGCCTGAATCTGCTGTTCAATTTTATCGCCCTGGGCTGGTCCGCGGCCATGATTTTCGCCCCGGCCTTCGCCGACGCCCCTTCCGTGGTGTTCAGCGTGTTGCCGTTGATTCTTTTCGCTTTCAAGATCTTGAAGCATCTGCATCTGTATTATACCAACGTGGGCATCCGGCCCATCCAGTCCCTGGCGGCGGCTGTGGCGGGACTGTCGTTGACCCATACCATCTCCATCGCCGTGATGCAGGGGTTCTTCGGCGGGGAAAAACCCTTCTTCCGCACCCCGAAACAGGCGGATGGTCATCGTTTCTGGCACGCGCTGGCCGCTGCCCGCACCGAGTCGATCCTGATGATCGCCTTTTGGCTGGCGGCCTGGGGCATCCGGGAGCGGGTCGGATTCGACTTTTTCGATACCCGGGTCTGGGTGGGGGTGCTGTTTGTTCAGTCCATGCCTTATGCCATCACCTTGATCATGGCGGCCATCAGCGGCTTGCCCGCCAAACGGCTCCCCATGCCCGAACCGGTTCCCGTGGCGGCAGCGGTGGCTGGCGAGGAGGCTCCCCAGGTCACCTTGCCATGATCCCCCTGTATCCTTTCCCCGGAGGCTCTTTCCGAGCGCCGGAATGTGTGTCCCGGAGCTTCCGGAAGGCAAGATCTCCATGAACCCGATGCGCCTCAAACGGTTGCTGCTGAACCGTTATACCCTGTTTTTGGCGGGGCTTTATCTCTACTTGCGTCTGACCCATCCCCTGATCGAATTGACACCAGGGGTATGGCGCATGGAGATACCCCTGATGCTTTATTTTTATTTCGTGTTGAACGCATGGGTGCGGGAATCCCGTTGGCAGTCGGTGATCGCCGCCGGTTTCATGGCGGTGCCCTATCTGGTACATGATTATTATTTTTTGCGTTTTTTCCGTATTCCCAAGATCAACGATCTGGCCCAGATCCCGGAATTGATCGCGGTGCTGGGGCCGACCGGCAACCTGGTGCTGATCGCTGTGTTTGGCGGGGTGGCTTATTTGTTGATCTCGTTCATCCGCTTCTCCTGGCGGGCGGCGATCCTGTCCATTCCGGGGGTGATCATCCTGGCGTTGCCGTTTGTCCATCCTTTGTCTTATATCCAGATGTTCAGCACTTTTTCTTACGAGTTGATCCACTATGCCACCGTGGTCAACGTGGAGAAGAAC encodes the following:
- a CDS encoding DUF4351 domain-containing protein — translated: QEGRQEGRQEGRQEGRQEGRQEEAASMLLKQMRRKFDSTPDWVTEKVKSANLELIETWSDNFVFANSVDEVFAS
- a CDS encoding flagellin FliC is translated as MSLTLYTNLAALQASRVMTRHTDALGQSMRRLASGVRVESASDDAAGLSIIQRMSAQIRGANAAIRNVNDGISMLQVADGALEGTSDALQRIRELAVQAASDTLGDTDRISLSAEKDQLISEIQRIASQTTYNDTTLLNGVTNVAYFQQQGGTTGGSRTSYQAVFQIGTDAGQTLAIDMNLAYVSALGLGNDGSLASMLTQNGANSLISRVDSALDSVSEIRANLGAMQNRFEAILQGLSSLEENTQASRSRIRDADIALETARMARENILQQAGMAILAQANQQPRIVLQLLN
- the glnE gene encoding bifunctional [glutamate--ammonia ligase]-adenylyl-L-tyrosine phosphorylase/[glutamate--ammonia-ligase] adenylyltransferase, producing the protein MTISPLLPLDDPTEAHIRALAATTAEPEGALGRLRDFVQTHAATRPEAIARLTQRLQDPLWRRRLLLAWGNSPYLSHVLIKWPECLADDYLAHDPVAWNQGVVAAVLATDSRAEATAILRRHKHRTFLGIGLRDLTGEATLHDTTWGLSALADASLEAGYRWLDRWLSAAHGPPMTETAEEGHHPARFVILGMGKLGAGELNFSSDIDLIYLYDDDHGGCEGKRPISIKEYYNRLGRELIRLLGESTADGMVFRIDLRLRPEGESGDLTLSRRSAEIYYESWGRTWERAAMIKARPVAGDRALGEQFLNNLQPFVYRRYLDFAALDAIRDMKRRIDQKITARQDYHRNVKLGYGGIREIEFFVQCQQLIHGGKNPQLRQRATEQVLAQLVTANLLPAHTAETLVAHYRFLRTVEHRLQIERERQTHSIPEDPAGLLALARRMGFATAEPFLARLQGVVEEVHGIYGQLFFEGEREDGERPEPVVLALLESQENETGALEAIRKAGFENPQQALGLISVLREGPSSRLTEAARQWYGRIAVPLLAEVLVAPDQDMALQHAETFLRGLGHRVNYLALLKENPPVLKLLIRLFGTSGLLSRFLIHHPELMDGLVTTDFLGRFRNRGELTADLNQTMDKARDPEEGLSLIREFKNVETLRLGIRDLSGLAEPEEVTSGLSLLAEVTLNRILADAMKELQERYGTPRFINPQGISQEAPFAIMAMGKLGGRELGFASDLDLIFIHGSRGEEQRTDHPDHPLPNSQFFSRLGQKIITAITSMTRSGKLYELDMRLRPSGKSGPVVTSLDSFFHYQTHEAWIWEHQALTRARLIAGDPGFIAELNRVIASIFARGHDPDTVRREVASMRLRILEEKSPPPGWIDIKQSRGGVVDVEFLVQYLLLAHGAAHPEIVRPNLPHALRALAKAGILQSGEALTLEEAYGLYRFTENRLRLLHDRSENRIGPDPRVRVRLGRLCHALEEEIIPALESRFKRVTPIYQRYLGS
- a CDS encoding HNH endonuclease, with the protein product MNIDDLFIAADPDGVQRERLKAKELKRSPWWKGQVGQGRCHYCGARCHPGDLTMDHVTPLIRGGKTTKGNCVPACMTCNQEKRHLSTIQWQSHLEQKKLALDALASASPPAPDHSGPQE
- a CDS encoding glycosyltransferase; this translates as MKPSHWLVVGAVSLITVSLWAWFNRPLEEPLWPDRVMGFAFAPYRADQDPQKGIHPSVEQIDEDLALLSGKTYAVRTYTVEGVMAEIPRLAHKHDINVMVGGWIDSDEAHNNAEIERLIKTVNANAQNVVRVIVGNESLLHDRVSVERLIKYLDRVRSAVNAPVSTAEPWHIWLKYPELVQHTDFIAVHMLPYWEGIAQEKAVDYIVFRMNELRDTYPKKHIVIGEVGWPSDGRTRIDAKATQAEQATFLRRFLARANREKYVYYVIEAFDQPWKSNSLERGVGSYWGVYNADRQAKFPFHAPIVNIPQWYVLAGASMFVGLLAITLLFLDSHGMRKRGRFFLAILSYGIASLAVYVVYDYSQQYLTGGAMLFGLLLGIGMIGVIVVLFAEAHEWAEAAWVQARRRALTRPDITDDSQLPWVSIHVPAYNEPPDMMIRTLDSLANLKYPHFEVLVIDNNTKDPAIWEPVREHCAKLGERFRFFHENPLAGFKAGALNYALRHTDPKAEVIAVIDSDYLVDPDWLYELAPHFQKPEIAIVQAPQDYYDQGESTFKSMCYAEYRGFFFIGMVTRNERNAIIQHGTMTMVRRTVLEDVNGWAEWCITEDAELGLRIFEKGFQALYVPRSFGRGVMPDTFIDYKKQRFRWAYGAIRIMRAHMKELFGWSPTCLTWGQRYHFLAGWMPWVADGLNLLFNFIALGWSAAMIFAPAFADAPSVVFSVLPLILFAFKILKHLHLYYTNVGIRPIQSLAAAVAGLSLTHTISIAVMQGFFGGEKPFFRTPKQADGHRFWHALAAARTESILMIAFWLAAWGIRERVGFDFFDTRVWVGVLFVQSMPYAITLIMAAISGLPAKRLPMPEPVPVAAAVAGEEAPQVTLP
- a CDS encoding peroxide stress protein YaaA is translated as MLALISPAKTLDPSPSRLTLPGTRPAFVEQANQLAALLKSHSETELAALLGISPTLARLNAERFREFSTDAHPPQTKHAAALYRGDTYDGLDVDSWTPDDWQFAQGSLRILSGLYGLLRPLDGIQPYRLEMSSKLANPAGKDLYPFWDRRLSRAVTAEATTHDDPTVIHLASEAYIKAVPGIPLLTPVFLEARPEGLKVIALLAKRARGAMARFLVTRRLTTPEPLKTFNALGYRFREELSTPGRWVFVREQTGS
- a CDS encoding nucleotidyltransferase domain-containing protein, with the protein product MVARIREILPRLIAIYAMGERIEKGSGTMGSPLELAVLMEGESDPVTLWSLARELTALAECRVELFDLRVSSTLTQYQVVTTAERWWVANPQAGLFECFVLSEKTALEESRVSLLAELRPEALHSCGPE
- a CDS encoding Rpn family recombination-promoting nuclease/putative transposase, with amino-acid sequence MTDIIHPHDRFLKALLSNPTTAGTLLRERLPKAVVEVLASDPPELVEGSFVDEELRAHLTDRLYRVKTLTGRTALLYVLIEHKSSPDVRIGWQLTKYMVEALKQWEREHGKWERLPAIVPFVFYHGATAWRVPDEFLALVDAEEGWHPYLLNFRFTVLDLGRIDDRQLSRQPNLRAWLLAAKYATRDGQQIQMKELLVEALVEIPDEDFRFLMRYVVETYRNYDEPTVREIIRRVRPEEEEKMMSMFAQSMIAKGRQ